A part of Rhinolophus ferrumequinum isolate MPI-CBG mRhiFer1 chromosome 11, mRhiFer1_v1.p, whole genome shotgun sequence genomic DNA contains:
- the MADD gene encoding MAP kinase-activating death domain protein isoform X37, with amino-acid sequence MVQKKKFCPRLLDYLVIVGARHPSSDSVAQTPELLRRYPLEDHAEFPLPPDVVFFCQPEGCLSVRQRRMSLRDDTSFVFTLTDKDTGVTRYGICVNFYRSFQKRMPKEKGEAGAGSRGKDGARASCASEELGTESSESGSSLQPPSTDSTPDVNQSPRGKRRAKAGSRSRNSTLTSLCVLSHYPFFSTFRECLYTLKRMVDCCSERLLGKKLGLPRGIQRDTMWRIFTGSLLVEERSSALLHDLREIEAWIYRLLRSPVPVSGQKRVDIEVLPQELQQALTFALPDPSRFSLVDFPLHLPLELLGVDACLQVLTCILLEHKVVLQSRDYNALSMSVMAFVAMIYPLEYMFPVIPLLPTCMASAEQLLLAPTPYIIGVPASFFLYKLDFKMPDDVWLVDLDSSRVIAPTNAEVLPVLPEPESLELKKHLKQALASMSLNTQPILNLEKFHEGQEIPLLLGKPSNDLQSTPSTEFNPLIYGNDVDSVDVATRVAMVRFFNSPNVLQGFQMHTRTLRLFPRPVVAFQAGSFLASRPRQTPFAEKLARTQAVEYFGEWILNPTNYAFQRIHNNMFDPALIGDKPKWYAHQLQPIHYRVYDGNSQLAEALSVPPERDSDSEPTDDSGSDSMEYDDSSSSYSSLGDFVSEMMKCDINGDTPNVDPLTHAALGDASEVKIDELQNQKEAEEPGPDSENSQENPPPRSSTAASSSPSTTVHGASSAPADSAEMDDKAAGGLCRPLPPVPPSVGKSGVDRRQTEIGEGSVRRRTYDNPYFEPQYGFPPEEDEDEQGESYTPRFSQHVSGNRAQRLLRPNSLKLASDSDAESDSRASSPTSTVSNNSTEGFGGIMSFASSLYRNHSTSFSLSNLTLPTKGARDKTTPFPSLKGNRRALVDQKSSVIKHSPTVKREPPSPQGRSSNSSENQQFLKEVVHSVLDGQGVGWLNMKKVRRLLESEQLRVFVLSKLNRTVQSEDDARQDVIPDVEISRKVYKGMLDLLKCTVLSLEQSYAHAGLGGMASIFGLLEIAQTHYYSKEPDKRKRSPTETVITPVGKDLGLAGRGDPKAMAQLRVPQLGPRAPSATGKGPKELDTRSLKEENFVASVGPEVIKPVFDLGETEEKKSQISADSGVSLTSGSQRTDPDSVTGVSPPVMIRSSSQDSEVSNSSGETLGADSDLSSNAGDGPGGEGSTHLTSSRGTLSDSEIETNSATSAIFGKAHSLKPSVKEKLVGSPVRSSEDVSQRVYLYEGLLGRDKGSMWDQLEDAAMETFSMSKERSTLWDQMQFWEDAFLDAVMLEREGMGMDQGPQEMIDRYLSLGEHDRKRLEDDEDRLLATLLHNLISYMLLVKVNKNDIRKKVRRLMGKSHIGLVYSQQINEVLDQLTDLNGRDLSIRSSGSRHIKKQTFVVHAGTDTNGDIFFMEVCDDCVVLRSNIGTVYERWWYEKLINMTYCPKTKVLCLWRRNGSETQLNKFYTKKCRELYYCVKDSMERAAARQQSIKPGPELGGEFPVQDMKTGEGGLLQVTLEGINLKFMHNQFLKLKKW; translated from the exons ATGGTGCAAAAGAAGAAGTTCTGTCCTCGGTTACTTGACTATCTGGTGATCGTAGGCGCCAG GCACCCGAGCAGTGACAGTGTGGCCCAGACTCCAGAGCTGCTCCGGCGATACCCGCTAGAGGACCATGCCGAGTTTCCCCTGCCCCCAGACGTAGTGTTTTTCTGCCAGCCCGAGGGCTGTCTGAGTGTGCGGCAACGGCGCATGAGCCTGCGGGATGACACCTCTTTTGTCTTCACCCTCACTGACAAGGACACTGGAGTCACGCGTTATGGCATCTGTGTTAACTTCTACCGCTCCTTTCAGAAGCGAATGCCTAAGGAAAAGGGGGAAGCTGGAGCAGGGTCCCGGGGGAAGGACGGAGCCCGGGCCAGCTGTGCCTCAGAAGAGCTTGGCACCGAGAGCTCGGAGAGTGGCTCGTCCCTGCAGCCCCCCAGCACTGACTCCACCCCTGATGTGAACCAGTCTCCTCGTGGAAAGCGCCGGGCCAAGGCGGGGAGCCGTTCCCGCAACAGTACTCTGACGTCCCTGTGCGTGCTCAGCCACTACCCCTTCTTCTCCACCTTCCGGGAGTGTCTGTACACCCTCAAACGTATGGTGGACTGCTGTAGCGAGCGACTGCTGGGCAAGAAGCTGGGCCTCCCTCGAGGCATACAAAG GGACACCATGTGGCGCATCTTTACGGGATCACTGCTAGTGGAGGAGAGGTCAAGTGCCCTTCTGCACGACCTTCGAGAGATTGAGGCCTGGATCTATCGACTGCTGCGTTCCCCGGTCCCCGTCTCTGGGCAGAAGCGAGTAGACATTGAGGTCCTGCCCCAGGAGCTCCAGCAGGCTCTGACCTTTGCTCTCCCAGACCCCTCTCGGTTCAGCCTGGTGGATTTCCCGCTGCACCTTCCCTTGGAACTTCTGGGTGTGGATGCCTGTCTTCAGGTGCTAACCTGCATCCTGTTAGAGCACAAG GTGGTGCTACAGTCCCGAGACTACAACGCACTGTCCATGTCTGTGATGGCATTTGTGGCAATGATCTACCCCCTGGAGTATATGTTTCCTGTTATCCCACTGCTGCCCACCTGTATGGCATCAGCAGAGCAG CTGCTGTTGGCTCCAACGCCGTACATCATCGGTGTCCCTGCCAGCTTCTTCCTCTACAAACTGGACTTCAAAATGCCTGATGATGTATGGCTAGTGGATCTGGACAGCAGTCGG GTGATTGCTCCCACCAATGCAGAAGTGCTACCTGTCCTGCCAGAACCAGAGTCATTAGAATTGAAAAAACACTTAAAGCAG GCCCTCGCCAGCATGAGTCTCAACACCCAGCCAATCCTCAATCTGGAGAAATTCCATGAGGGCCAGGAGATCCCCCTTCTCTTGGGAAAGCCTTCTAATGACCTGCAGTCCACACCGTCCACTGAATTCAACCCTCTCATCTATGGCAATGACGTGGATTCTGTGGATGTCGCCACCAG AGTGGCCATGGTCCGTTTCTTCAACTCCCCCAACGTGCTGCAGGGCTTTCAGATGCACACGCGCACCCTGCGTCTCTTCCCGCGGCCTGTGGTAGCTTTTCAGGCTGGCTCCTTTCTAGCCTCACGTCCCCGGCAGACTCCTTTCGCTGAGAAATTGGCCAGGACTCAGGCTGTGGAGTACTTTGGGGAATGGATCCTTAACCCCACCAACTATGCCTTTCAGCGAATTCACAACA ACATGTTTGATCCGGCTCTGATCGGTGACAAGCCAAAGTGGTATGCTCACCAGCTGCAGCCCATCCATTATCGAGTCTATGATGGCAATTCCCAGCTGGCGGAGGCGCTGAGTGTGCCCCCAGAGCGTGACTCCGATTCTGAGCCCACTGATGACAG TGGCAGTGATAGTATGGAGTATGATGACTCAAGCTCTTCTTACTCCTCCCTTGGTGACTTTGTTAGTGAAATGATGAAATGTGACATCAATGGTGATACTCCTA ACGTGGATCCTCTGACACATGCGGCCTTGGGAGATGCCAGTGAGGTGAAGATTGACGAGCTGCAGAaccagaaggaagcagaggaacCTGGCCCAGACAGCGAGAACTCGCAGGAAAACCCCCCACCGCGCTCCAGCACCGCcgccagcagcagccccagcaccACCGTCCACGGAGCCAGTTCT GCACCTGCTGACTCAGCGGAGATGGATGATAAGGCGGCAGGAGGCCTCTGCAGACCCCTCCCTCCCGTGCCTCCCAGCGTTGGCAAATCGGGCGTGGACAGGCGTCAGACAGAAATTGGAGAGGGGTCAGTGCGCCGGCGAACCTATGACAACCCATACTTCGAGCCCCAATATGGCTTTCCCCCTGAGGAAGATGAGGATGAGCAGGGGGAAAGTTATACTCCCCGATTCAGCCAACATGTCAGTGGCAATCG GGCTCAAAGGCTGCTGCGGCCCAACAGCTTGAAACTGGCAAGCGACTCCGATGCAGAGTCAGACTCTCGAGCGAGCTCTCCCACCTCCACCGTCTCCAACAACAGCACCGAGGGCTTCGGGGGCATCATGTCTTTTGCCA GCAGCCTATATCGGAACCACAGTACAAGCTTCAGTCTTTCAAACCTCACACTGCCCACCAAAGGTGCTCGGGACAAGACCACGCCCTTCCCCAGTCTGAAAG GAAACAGGAGGGCCTTAGTGGACCAGAAGTCATCTGTCATTAAACACAGCCCAACAGTGAAGAGAGAGCCTCCATCACCCCAGGGTCGATCCAGCAATTCTAg TGAGAACCAGCAGTTCCTGAAGGAGGTGGTGCACAGCGTGCTGGATGGCCAGGGGGTTGGCTGGCTCAACATGAAAAAGGTGCGACGGCTGCTGGAGAGCGAGCAGCTGCGAGTCTTCGTCCTGAGCAAGCTGAACCGCACCGTGCAGTCAGAGGACGATGCCCGGCAGGACGTCATCCCAGATGTG GAGATCAGCCGAAAGGTGTACAAGGGAATGCTAGACCTGCTCAAGTGCACGGTGCTCAGTCTGGAGCAGTCCTATGCCCACGCAGGTCTCGGCGGCATGGCCAGCATCTTCGGCCTTCTGGAGATCGCGCAGACCCACTATTATAGCAAAG AACCAGACAAGCGGAAGAGAAGTCCAACAGAGACTGTAATTACACCAGTTGGCAAGGATCTTGGCCTGGCCGGGCGGGGAGACCCAAAGGCGATGGCACAGCTAAGAGTTCCCCAGCTGGGACCTCGGGCACCAAGTGCTACAGGAAAGGGTCCCAAGGAACTGGACACCAGAAGTTTAAAGGAAGAGAATTTTGTAGCGTCTGTTG GGCCTGAAGTAATCAAACCTGTCTTCGACCTTGGtgagacagaggagaaaaagtCCCAGATCAGCGCAGATAGTGGTGTGAGCCTGACATCTGGTTCCCAG AGGACTGATCCCGACTCCGTCACTGGTGTGAGTCCACCTGTTATGATCCGAAGTTCAAGTCAGGATTCTGAA gtGAGTAATAGTTCTGGAGAGACCCTTGGAGCAGACAGTGACTTGAGCAGCAACGCAGGTGATGGACCAGGTGGCGAGGGAAGCACCCACTTGACAAGCTCTCGGGGTACTTTGTCTGATAGTGAAATTGAGACCAACTCTGCCACCAGCGCCATCTTT GGTAAAGCCCACAGCTTGAAGCCGAGTGTAAAGGAGAAGCTGGTGGGCAGCCCAGTACGCTCTTCTGAAGATGTAAGCCAGCGAGTTTATCTCTACGAGGGACTCCTAG GAAGGGACAAAGGATCGATGTGGGACCAGTTAGAGGATGCTGCTATGGAGACCTTTTCTATGA GCAAAGAACGTTCTACCTTATGGGACCAAATGCAGTTCTGGGAAGATGCGTTCTTAGATGCTGTGATGTTGGAGAGAGAAGGGATGGGTATGGACCAGGGTCCCCAGGAAATGATAGACAG GTACCTGTCCTTGGGAGAACATGACCGGAAGCGCCTAGAGGATGATGAAGATCGCTTGCTGGCCACACTGTTGCACAATCTCATCTCCTACATGCTCCTGGTGAAG GTAAATAAGAATGACATCCGGAAGAAAGTGAGACGCCTAATGGGAAAGTCCCATATTGGGCTTGTGTACAGCCAGCAAATCAATGAAGTGCTTGATCAGCTGACAGACCTG AATGGACGTGATCTTTCTATTCGGTCCAGTGGCAGCCGGCACATAAAGAAGCAGACATTTGTGGTACATGCGGGGACAGACACAAATGGAGATATCTTTTTTATGGAG GTGTGTGACGACTGCGTGGTGTTACGCAGTAACATCGGGACGGTATACGAGCGCTGGTGGTACGAGAAGCTCATCAACATGACCTACTGTCCCAAGACCAAGGTCTTGTGCTTGTGGCGTAGAAACGGCTCTGAGACCCAGCTCAACAAATTCTACACCAAGAAG TGTCGGGAGCTGTACTACTGTGTGAAGGATAGCATGGAGCGTGCGGCCGCCCGCCAGCAAAGCATCAAACCTG GACCTGAACTAGGTGGCGAGTTCCCTGTGCAGGACATGAAGACTGGTGAGGGTGGCTTGCTGCAGGTCACCCTAGAAGGGATCAATCTCAAGTTCATGCACAACCAG TTCCTGAAATTAAAGAAGTGGTGA
- the MADD gene encoding MAP kinase-activating death domain protein isoform X22 has product MVQKKKFCPRLLDYLVIVGARHPSSDSVAQTPELLRRYPLEDHAEFPLPPDVVFFCQPEGCLSVRQRRMSLRDDTSFVFTLTDKDTGVTRYGICVNFYRSFQKRMPKEKGEAGAGSRGKDGARASCASEELGTESSESGSSLQPPSTDSTPDVNQSPRGKRRAKAGSRSRNSTLTSLCVLSHYPFFSTFRECLYTLKRMVDCCSERLLGKKLGLPRGIQRDTMWRIFTGSLLVEERSSALLHDLREIEAWIYRLLRSPVPVSGQKRVDIEVLPQELQQALTFALPDPSRFSLVDFPLHLPLELLGVDACLQVLTCILLEHKVVLQSRDYNALSMSVMAFVAMIYPLEYMFPVIPLLPTCMASAEQLLLAPTPYIIGVPASFFLYKLDFKMPDDVWLVDLDSSRVIAPTNAEVLPVLPEPESLELKKHLKQALASMSLNTQPILNLEKFHEGQEIPLLLGKPSNDLQSTPSTEFNPLIYGNDVDSVDVATRVAMVRFFNSPNVLQGFQMHTRTLRLFPRPVVAFQAGSFLASRPRQTPFAEKLARTQAVEYFGEWILNPTNYAFQRIHNNMFDPALIGDKPKWYAHQLQPIHYRVYDGNSQLAEALSVPPERDSDSEPTDDSGSDSMEYDDSSSSYSSLGDFVSEMMKCDINGDTPNVDPLTHAALGDASEVKIDELQNQKEAEEPGPDSENSQENPPPRSSTAASSSPSTTVHGASSAPADSAEMDDKAAGGLCRPLPPVPPSVGKSGVDRRQTEIGEGSVRRRTYDNPYFEPQYGFPPEEDEDEQGESYTPRFSQHVSGNRAQRLLRPNSLKLASDSDAESDSRASSPTSTVSNNSTEGFGGIMSFASSLYRNHSTSFSLSNLTLPTKGARDKTTPFPSLKVFGLNTLMEIVTEAGPGSGEGNRRALVDQKSSVIKHSPTVKREPPSPQGRSSNSSENQQFLKEVVHSVLDGQGVGWLNMKKVRRLLESEQLRVFVLSKLNRTVQSEDDARQDVIPDVEISRKVYKGMLDLLKCTVLSLEQSYAHAGLGGMASIFGLLEIAQTHYYSKEPDKRKRSPTETVITPVGKDLGLAGRGDPKAMAQLRVPQLGPRAPSATGKGPKELDTRSLKEENFVASVELWNKHQEVKKQKAMEKQRPEVIKPVFDLGETEEKKSQISADSGVSLTSGSQRTDPDSVTGVSPPVMIRSSSQDSEVSTVVSNSSGETLGADSDLSSNAGDGPGGEGSTHLTSSRGTLSDSEIETNSATSAIFGKAHSLKPSVKEKLVGSPVRSSEDVSQRVYLYEGLLGRDKGSMWDQLEDAAMETFSMSKERSTLWDQMQFWEDAFLDAVMLEREGMGMDQGPQEMIDRYLSLGEHDRKRLEDDEDRLLATLLHNLISYMLLVKVNKNDIRKKVRRLMGKSHIGLVYSQQINEVLDQLTDLNGRDLSIRSSGSRHIKKQTFVVHAGTDTNGDIFFMEVCDDCVVLRSNIGTVYERWWYEKLINMTYCPKTKVLCLWRRNGSETQLNKFYTKKCRELYYCVKDSMERAAARQQSIKPGPELGGEFPVQDMKTGEGGLLQVTLEGINLKFMHNQFLKLKKW; this is encoded by the exons ATGGTGCAAAAGAAGAAGTTCTGTCCTCGGTTACTTGACTATCTGGTGATCGTAGGCGCCAG GCACCCGAGCAGTGACAGTGTGGCCCAGACTCCAGAGCTGCTCCGGCGATACCCGCTAGAGGACCATGCCGAGTTTCCCCTGCCCCCAGACGTAGTGTTTTTCTGCCAGCCCGAGGGCTGTCTGAGTGTGCGGCAACGGCGCATGAGCCTGCGGGATGACACCTCTTTTGTCTTCACCCTCACTGACAAGGACACTGGAGTCACGCGTTATGGCATCTGTGTTAACTTCTACCGCTCCTTTCAGAAGCGAATGCCTAAGGAAAAGGGGGAAGCTGGAGCAGGGTCCCGGGGGAAGGACGGAGCCCGGGCCAGCTGTGCCTCAGAAGAGCTTGGCACCGAGAGCTCGGAGAGTGGCTCGTCCCTGCAGCCCCCCAGCACTGACTCCACCCCTGATGTGAACCAGTCTCCTCGTGGAAAGCGCCGGGCCAAGGCGGGGAGCCGTTCCCGCAACAGTACTCTGACGTCCCTGTGCGTGCTCAGCCACTACCCCTTCTTCTCCACCTTCCGGGAGTGTCTGTACACCCTCAAACGTATGGTGGACTGCTGTAGCGAGCGACTGCTGGGCAAGAAGCTGGGCCTCCCTCGAGGCATACAAAG GGACACCATGTGGCGCATCTTTACGGGATCACTGCTAGTGGAGGAGAGGTCAAGTGCCCTTCTGCACGACCTTCGAGAGATTGAGGCCTGGATCTATCGACTGCTGCGTTCCCCGGTCCCCGTCTCTGGGCAGAAGCGAGTAGACATTGAGGTCCTGCCCCAGGAGCTCCAGCAGGCTCTGACCTTTGCTCTCCCAGACCCCTCTCGGTTCAGCCTGGTGGATTTCCCGCTGCACCTTCCCTTGGAACTTCTGGGTGTGGATGCCTGTCTTCAGGTGCTAACCTGCATCCTGTTAGAGCACAAG GTGGTGCTACAGTCCCGAGACTACAACGCACTGTCCATGTCTGTGATGGCATTTGTGGCAATGATCTACCCCCTGGAGTATATGTTTCCTGTTATCCCACTGCTGCCCACCTGTATGGCATCAGCAGAGCAG CTGCTGTTGGCTCCAACGCCGTACATCATCGGTGTCCCTGCCAGCTTCTTCCTCTACAAACTGGACTTCAAAATGCCTGATGATGTATGGCTAGTGGATCTGGACAGCAGTCGG GTGATTGCTCCCACCAATGCAGAAGTGCTACCTGTCCTGCCAGAACCAGAGTCATTAGAATTGAAAAAACACTTAAAGCAG GCCCTCGCCAGCATGAGTCTCAACACCCAGCCAATCCTCAATCTGGAGAAATTCCATGAGGGCCAGGAGATCCCCCTTCTCTTGGGAAAGCCTTCTAATGACCTGCAGTCCACACCGTCCACTGAATTCAACCCTCTCATCTATGGCAATGACGTGGATTCTGTGGATGTCGCCACCAG AGTGGCCATGGTCCGTTTCTTCAACTCCCCCAACGTGCTGCAGGGCTTTCAGATGCACACGCGCACCCTGCGTCTCTTCCCGCGGCCTGTGGTAGCTTTTCAGGCTGGCTCCTTTCTAGCCTCACGTCCCCGGCAGACTCCTTTCGCTGAGAAATTGGCCAGGACTCAGGCTGTGGAGTACTTTGGGGAATGGATCCTTAACCCCACCAACTATGCCTTTCAGCGAATTCACAACA ACATGTTTGATCCGGCTCTGATCGGTGACAAGCCAAAGTGGTATGCTCACCAGCTGCAGCCCATCCATTATCGAGTCTATGATGGCAATTCCCAGCTGGCGGAGGCGCTGAGTGTGCCCCCAGAGCGTGACTCCGATTCTGAGCCCACTGATGACAG TGGCAGTGATAGTATGGAGTATGATGACTCAAGCTCTTCTTACTCCTCCCTTGGTGACTTTGTTAGTGAAATGATGAAATGTGACATCAATGGTGATACTCCTA ACGTGGATCCTCTGACACATGCGGCCTTGGGAGATGCCAGTGAGGTGAAGATTGACGAGCTGCAGAaccagaaggaagcagaggaacCTGGCCCAGACAGCGAGAACTCGCAGGAAAACCCCCCACCGCGCTCCAGCACCGCcgccagcagcagccccagcaccACCGTCCACGGAGCCAGTTCT GCACCTGCTGACTCAGCGGAGATGGATGATAAGGCGGCAGGAGGCCTCTGCAGACCCCTCCCTCCCGTGCCTCCCAGCGTTGGCAAATCGGGCGTGGACAGGCGTCAGACAGAAATTGGAGAGGGGTCAGTGCGCCGGCGAACCTATGACAACCCATACTTCGAGCCCCAATATGGCTTTCCCCCTGAGGAAGATGAGGATGAGCAGGGGGAAAGTTATACTCCCCGATTCAGCCAACATGTCAGTGGCAATCG GGCTCAAAGGCTGCTGCGGCCCAACAGCTTGAAACTGGCAAGCGACTCCGATGCAGAGTCAGACTCTCGAGCGAGCTCTCCCACCTCCACCGTCTCCAACAACAGCACCGAGGGCTTCGGGGGCATCATGTCTTTTGCCA GCAGCCTATATCGGAACCACAGTACAAGCTTCAGTCTTTCAAACCTCACACTGCCCACCAAAGGTGCTCGGGACAAGACCACGCCCTTCCCCAGTCTGAAAG TATTTGGGCTAAATACTCTAATGGAGATTGTTACTGAAGCCGGCCCCGGGAGTGGTGAAG GAAACAGGAGGGCCTTAGTGGACCAGAAGTCATCTGTCATTAAACACAGCCCAACAGTGAAGAGAGAGCCTCCATCACCCCAGGGTCGATCCAGCAATTCTAg TGAGAACCAGCAGTTCCTGAAGGAGGTGGTGCACAGCGTGCTGGATGGCCAGGGGGTTGGCTGGCTCAACATGAAAAAGGTGCGACGGCTGCTGGAGAGCGAGCAGCTGCGAGTCTTCGTCCTGAGCAAGCTGAACCGCACCGTGCAGTCAGAGGACGATGCCCGGCAGGACGTCATCCCAGATGTG GAGATCAGCCGAAAGGTGTACAAGGGAATGCTAGACCTGCTCAAGTGCACGGTGCTCAGTCTGGAGCAGTCCTATGCCCACGCAGGTCTCGGCGGCATGGCCAGCATCTTCGGCCTTCTGGAGATCGCGCAGACCCACTATTATAGCAAAG AACCAGACAAGCGGAAGAGAAGTCCAACAGAGACTGTAATTACACCAGTTGGCAAGGATCTTGGCCTGGCCGGGCGGGGAGACCCAAAGGCGATGGCACAGCTAAGAGTTCCCCAGCTGGGACCTCGGGCACCAAGTGCTACAGGAAAGGGTCCCAAGGAACTGGACACCAGAAGTTTAAAGGAAGAGAATTTTGTAGCGTCTGTTG AATTGTGGAACAAGCACCAggaagtgaaaaagcaaaaagcTATGGAAAAACAGA GGCCTGAAGTAATCAAACCTGTCTTCGACCTTGGtgagacagaggagaaaaagtCCCAGATCAGCGCAGATAGTGGTGTGAGCCTGACATCTGGTTCCCAG AGGACTGATCCCGACTCCGTCACTGGTGTGAGTCCACCTGTTATGATCCGAAGTTCAAGTCAGGATTCTGAAGTTAGCACCGTG gtGAGTAATAGTTCTGGAGAGACCCTTGGAGCAGACAGTGACTTGAGCAGCAACGCAGGTGATGGACCAGGTGGCGAGGGAAGCACCCACTTGACAAGCTCTCGGGGTACTTTGTCTGATAGTGAAATTGAGACCAACTCTGCCACCAGCGCCATCTTT GGTAAAGCCCACAGCTTGAAGCCGAGTGTAAAGGAGAAGCTGGTGGGCAGCCCAGTACGCTCTTCTGAAGATGTAAGCCAGCGAGTTTATCTCTACGAGGGACTCCTAG GAAGGGACAAAGGATCGATGTGGGACCAGTTAGAGGATGCTGCTATGGAGACCTTTTCTATGA GCAAAGAACGTTCTACCTTATGGGACCAAATGCAGTTCTGGGAAGATGCGTTCTTAGATGCTGTGATGTTGGAGAGAGAAGGGATGGGTATGGACCAGGGTCCCCAGGAAATGATAGACAG GTACCTGTCCTTGGGAGAACATGACCGGAAGCGCCTAGAGGATGATGAAGATCGCTTGCTGGCCACACTGTTGCACAATCTCATCTCCTACATGCTCCTGGTGAAG GTAAATAAGAATGACATCCGGAAGAAAGTGAGACGCCTAATGGGAAAGTCCCATATTGGGCTTGTGTACAGCCAGCAAATCAATGAAGTGCTTGATCAGCTGACAGACCTG AATGGACGTGATCTTTCTATTCGGTCCAGTGGCAGCCGGCACATAAAGAAGCAGACATTTGTGGTACATGCGGGGACAGACACAAATGGAGATATCTTTTTTATGGAG GTGTGTGACGACTGCGTGGTGTTACGCAGTAACATCGGGACGGTATACGAGCGCTGGTGGTACGAGAAGCTCATCAACATGACCTACTGTCCCAAGACCAAGGTCTTGTGCTTGTGGCGTAGAAACGGCTCTGAGACCCAGCTCAACAAATTCTACACCAAGAAG TGTCGGGAGCTGTACTACTGTGTGAAGGATAGCATGGAGCGTGCGGCCGCCCGCCAGCAAAGCATCAAACCTG GACCTGAACTAGGTGGCGAGTTCCCTGTGCAGGACATGAAGACTGGTGAGGGTGGCTTGCTGCAGGTCACCCTAGAAGGGATCAATCTCAAGTTCATGCACAACCAG TTCCTGAAATTAAAGAAGTGGTGA